In the genome of Taurinivorans muris, one region contains:
- the tolA gene encoding cell envelope integrity protein TolA, which translates to MDTERYLVSMVIGDMGGENLPSPVAGIRPPQDKTPSVMPEAKPAAQETKKQASNALETPKHEVLQEMPAATPIPKNPEKKPEPPKDIAQASKPEPKEKPKQEAKPQPKKNNSISDALKAAQNEEKSKASSALSALAELEQMHEAGGGGGTGSGNGGGGIYDVYAAQVILAVQPNWSMPTYSRQNLVVQVRIKLDLAGTVMKVEIVESSGRADFDASAVNAVLRTKTLPKPPTKEQQDLIISFNSLELAGN; encoded by the coding sequence ATGGATACTGAAAGATATCTTGTCAGCATGGTCATCGGCGATATGGGGGGTGAAAATTTGCCTTCACCCGTTGCAGGTATCCGTCCTCCGCAGGACAAGACTCCTTCCGTAATGCCGGAAGCGAAACCGGCGGCGCAAGAAACGAAAAAACAGGCAAGCAATGCTCTTGAAACACCGAAACACGAAGTTTTACAGGAAATGCCCGCCGCAACCCCAATTCCCAAAAATCCCGAAAAGAAACCCGAACCTCCGAAAGACATAGCCCAAGCATCAAAACCGGAACCCAAAGAAAAACCTAAACAGGAAGCGAAACCGCAGCCTAAGAAAAATAATTCCATAAGCGATGCATTAAAAGCCGCTCAAAACGAAGAAAAATCAAAAGCTTCTTCCGCCCTCAGCGCCTTGGCGGAGCTTGAACAGATGCATGAAGCCGGCGGTGGCGGCGGCACGGGCTCCGGCAACGGCGGCGGCGGGATTTACGATGTTTATGCGGCTCAAGTCATTCTCGCGGTCCAGCCCAACTGGAGCATGCCCACCTATTCCCGCCAAAATTTGGTTGTGCAAGTCCGCATTAAATTGGATTTGGCAGGAACAGTCATGAAAGTTGAGATAGTTGAAAGTTCAGGACGGGCCGATTTTGATGCTTCCGCCGTCAATGCGGTTCTTAGGACGAAAACGCTGCCCAAACCTCCCACAAAGGAACAGCAAGATTTAATCATCTCCTTTAACTCTTTAGAATTAGCAGGAAATTAA
- the hypE gene encoding hydrogenase expression/formation protein HypE has translation MNILLDAGSGGRASMRLIHELFFKYFENDILVKMDDAAYLEMKSPLAMSTDSYTVSPLFFRGGNIGTLAVHGTVNDVSMLGARPRYLSCGFIIEEGFSYEELEEIVKSMAESAKEAGVKIVTGDTKVVTKGACDKIFINTTGIGEIIPPRSKFGSPSGANAKAGDVILISGTMGDHGLTVMAERENLSFVSDVQSDSASLNHMIERLMLEVGEVHVLRDPTRGGVATTLNEIAGQSKVRCVLFEENLPVRENVRSGASILGIDPLYLANEGKLLCFVPKEEADKALAIMKEDKNGKEAALIGEVAELPEGKNGQVVLQTKMGGMRLLNMLEGAVLPRIC, from the coding sequence ATGAATATCTTACTTGATGCGGGCAGCGGCGGGCGTGCCTCCATGCGTTTGATCCATGAATTGTTTTTTAAATATTTTGAGAATGATATTTTGGTTAAAATGGATGATGCCGCCTATTTGGAAATGAAATCGCCTCTTGCCATGAGCACGGACAGTTACACTGTGAGTCCCCTTTTTTTCAGGGGCGGTAATATCGGAACGCTCGCTGTCCATGGTACTGTGAACGATGTTTCCATGCTTGGCGCAAGACCTCGGTATTTGAGCTGCGGCTTTATCATTGAAGAGGGTTTTTCTTATGAAGAACTCGAAGAAATAGTGAAATCCATGGCGGAATCCGCCAAGGAAGCCGGAGTGAAAATTGTTACGGGCGATACAAAAGTCGTCACAAAAGGCGCTTGCGATAAAATTTTCATCAATACGACCGGGATCGGTGAAATTATTCCTCCCCGTTCGAAATTTGGTTCTCCGTCCGGGGCGAATGCAAAAGCCGGAGACGTGATTTTAATAAGCGGGACAATGGGCGACCATGGTCTGACAGTAATGGCGGAGCGTGAAAATCTTTCTTTTGTCAGTGATGTTCAAAGCGATAGCGCTTCATTGAACCATATGATTGAACGGCTTATGCTCGAAGTTGGCGAAGTTCATGTACTTCGTGATCCAACCCGCGGAGGCGTTGCGACCACGCTGAATGAAATTGCGGGGCAGTCAAAAGTGCGCTGCGTTCTTTTTGAAGAGAATTTGCCTGTTCGTGAAAATGTCCGTTCCGGAGCTTCCATTTTGGGAATTGACCCGCTTTATCTTGCCAATGAAGGAAAGTTGCTGTGTTTTGTGCCGAAAGAGGAAGCGGACAAAGCGCTTGCGATTATGAAAGAAGATAAAAACGGGAAAGAAGCGGCGTTAATCGGTGAAGTTGCCGAACTTCCGGAAGGTAAAAACGGGCAAGTCGTTTTGCAGACAAAAATGGGGGGCATGCGTCTTTTAAACATGCTTGAAGGGGCTGTTTTGCCTAGAATTTGCTGA
- a CDS encoding DUF4390 domain-containing protein, translating to MKVFFCYFFFFCLPFALHAQDYDSFVLNYQSVQVLKDKIRFELVFEQPKKHKIANVLKKGAILKLIVDTELQQKKFLKNTVLSSHSLMYYLRYDPLTKQFTAMQDSNTIARNSDAEFLLNLLIKNIVFEIPCRIEKRKQYVLKTKIDLIQSNVQSWFGVAQLLEPDKVIQPLAFEYDFSS from the coding sequence ATGAAAGTATTTTTTTGTTATTTTTTCTTTTTTTGCTTGCCGTTCGCTCTCCATGCTCAGGATTACGACAGTTTTGTTTTGAATTATCAAAGCGTGCAGGTTCTTAAAGATAAAATCCGCTTTGAACTTGTTTTCGAGCAGCCAAAAAAACATAAAATCGCCAATGTATTGAAAAAAGGTGCGATTTTAAAACTTATTGTCGATACGGAATTACAGCAAAAGAAATTTTTGAAAAATACGGTGCTTTCCTCCCATTCCCTTATGTATTATTTGCGTTACGACCCGCTTACAAAACAATTTACAGCAATGCAGGATTCAAATACCATCGCCCGCAATTCGGATGCGGAATTTTTGTTAAACCTTCTCATAAAAAATATTGTGTTTGAAATTCCTTGCCGTATTGAAAAAAGAAAACAGTATGTGCTCAAAACAAAAATTGATTTAATTCAGTCCAATGTTCAATCGTGGTTCGGGGTTGCGCAGTTGCTCGAACCCGACAAAGTCATCCAGCCTTTAGCATTTGAATATGATTTTTCATCATAA
- a CDS encoding ExbD/TolR family protein yields MAGKNKAQYQSEINVTPFVDVVLVLLIIFMITAPMLDQGVEIDLPQTKEVEVLPNDVEHLVLTIQKNGKLFLDSYEVQLNELEERVNILVTEKSRALFIKADSNVPYGVVVDIMGRIKSAGIENLGIVANPSDITADDLKADAQSDEAENNNKVQ; encoded by the coding sequence ATGGCTGGCAAAAATAAAGCACAATATCAATCTGAAATCAACGTAACCCCCTTTGTCGACGTTGTGTTGGTCTTGCTGATTATTTTTATGATTACGGCACCCATGCTTGACCAAGGTGTCGAAATAGATTTGCCTCAGACAAAAGAGGTTGAAGTTTTACCCAATGATGTCGAACACTTGGTTCTCACTATCCAAAAAAACGGCAAACTTTTTTTAGATAGCTACGAAGTGCAATTAAACGAGCTTGAGGAACGGGTCAATATCCTGGTGACGGAAAAATCACGCGCCTTGTTCATCAAGGCCGATTCCAACGTTCCTTATGGCGTTGTTGTCGACATCATGGGAAGAATAAAGTCTGCCGGAATTGAAAATCTTGGCATTGTCGCAAATCCTTCCGATATTACTGCCGATGATTTAAAAGCCGACGCGCAAAGCGATGAAGCAGAAAACAACAATAAAGTTCAATAA
- a CDS encoding aldo/keto reductase: MDQVTAAQVILRWNLQKGVVVIPGTGNPDHIKENLDLFGFALGADDMDRMNALDRNEKHDWY; the protein is encoded by the coding sequence ATTGACCAAGTCACAGCGGCGCAAGTTATTTTGCGTTGGAATTTGCAAAAGGGAGTTGTTGTCATTCCCGGAACGGGCAATCCTGATCATATTAAGGAAAATCTCGATTTATTCGGCTTCGCTCTTGGCGCTGATGATATGGACAGGATGAATGCTCTTGACAGAAATGAAAAGCATGATTGGTATTAA
- the tolQ gene encoding protein TolQ, translating into MDILQLIASAGIIVKIIMLLLLIASVYSWGIIVSKALLLKKSKSKILEGVKDFENAPNLREAVQKLGRDTSSPLFSVAQYGVNEFNKGKESQVNSKTIADNVRRSLHQGVNNETAKLNHSISILATCANASPFVGLFGTVWGILNTFSAIGAMKSASLATVAPGIAEALIATALGLFVAIPASVAFNIYLGKINYVENLMVDFAGTFLNRVQRELNTSNN; encoded by the coding sequence ATGGATATTTTACAACTTATTGCTTCTGCCGGTATTATTGTTAAAATCATTATGCTATTGCTTCTTATCGCTTCTGTATATAGTTGGGGCATCATAGTTTCAAAAGCCCTGCTTTTAAAAAAATCAAAATCAAAAATTCTGGAAGGCGTCAAAGATTTTGAAAACGCACCCAATTTACGCGAAGCGGTTCAAAAACTGGGTCGTGACACATCTTCCCCCTTGTTTTCCGTCGCCCAATACGGAGTGAATGAATTTAATAAAGGCAAAGAAAGCCAAGTCAACAGCAAAACTATTGCCGATAACGTCAGACGTTCGCTCCACCAAGGGGTCAACAATGAAACAGCAAAGCTCAACCATTCCATTTCAATTTTGGCAACCTGCGCGAACGCTTCCCCCTTTGTCGGCTTATTCGGTACGGTTTGGGGCATTTTAAACACATTCAGCGCAATCGGAGCGATGAAATCGGCTTCCCTTGCGACGGTCGCTCCCGGGATAGCGGAAGCGCTTATCGCCACGGCGCTTGGTTTGTTTGTAGCCATTCCCGCTTCTGTCGCTTTTAATATCTACCTTGGGAAAATCAATTACGTGGAAAATCTGATGGTGGATTTTGCAGGAACTTTTTTAAATCGAGTACAGCGGGAACTCAATACCAGCAACAATTAA
- the hypD gene encoding hydrogenase formation protein HypD — protein MDLHDTLHDKAMCGALLGKLKNSLERYGKPIRFMEVCGTHTVSIFQSGLRSMLPEGLTHLSGPGCPVCVTHDSEVATFLKLAEKENVLLATFGDLIRVPAPDGRSLKNAMASGANVQIVYSPMDAIKLAKNNPQKEVVFLGVGFETTAPAIAATVVYAKKNAIKNYSVFSCHKLVPPVLKVLLDNNVHERYIDAFLLPGHVALVLGLGPFAFMADEYRYPAVVAGFEPAEIIHALYMICEQKRTGRICVENAYTRAVCYEGNETAKNILNTVFDVCDTKWRGLGEIPKSGLKIRSDFQEFDALVKHDEKLVQTKALAGCKCGEVLQGKITPAQCPLFAKVCTPQNPTGPCMVSTEGSCAAWYNYQGLE, from the coding sequence ATGGATTTACATGATACACTGCATGACAAAGCCATGTGCGGCGCTTTGCTCGGCAAATTGAAAAATAGTCTTGAACGGTATGGCAAGCCTATCCGTTTTATGGAAGTATGCGGAACCCATACGGTTTCTATTTTTCAAAGCGGGCTGCGTTCCATGCTTCCGGAGGGGCTTACGCACTTGTCAGGTCCCGGCTGTCCTGTTTGCGTGACTCATGATTCGGAAGTAGCAACGTTTTTAAAGCTGGCGGAAAAAGAAAATGTTTTATTGGCTACTTTTGGAGATTTGATCCGGGTGCCTGCTCCTGACGGCAGAAGCTTAAAAAATGCCATGGCTTCGGGGGCGAATGTCCAAATCGTGTATTCTCCTATGGACGCAATAAAGCTTGCAAAAAACAATCCGCAAAAAGAAGTTGTTTTTCTTGGCGTGGGGTTTGAAACAACAGCTCCGGCTATTGCGGCGACCGTTGTATACGCGAAGAAAAACGCCATTAAAAATTATTCCGTTTTTTCATGTCATAAGCTTGTTCCGCCTGTTTTAAAAGTTTTGCTTGATAATAACGTGCATGAACGGTATATTGACGCATTTCTGCTGCCCGGGCATGTGGCATTGGTTTTAGGGCTCGGACCTTTTGCGTTTATGGCGGATGAATATCGGTATCCCGCTGTTGTCGCGGGATTTGAACCTGCTGAAATCATTCATGCTTTGTATATGATTTGCGAGCAAAAAAGAACGGGACGAATCTGCGTTGAAAACGCATACACCCGTGCCGTTTGCTATGAGGGAAACGAAACTGCGAAAAATATCCTGAACACTGTTTTTGATGTTTGCGACACGAAATGGCGCGGACTTGGCGAAATACCGAAAAGCGGCTTGAAAATCCGGTCAGATTTTCAAGAGTTCGACGCCTTGGTTAAGCATGATGAAAAATTGGTCCAAACAAAAGCTTTGGCAGGCTGCAAATGCGGAGAAGTTTTGCAGGGAAAAATCACTCCGGCACAGTGCCCTTTGTTTGCAAAAGTCTGCACTCCGCAAAATCCGACGGGACCGTGCATGGTCTCAACCGAGGGCAGCTGTGCCGCATGGTACAATTATCAAGGTTTGGAATAG
- a CDS encoding TonB C-terminal domain-containing protein, whose protein sequence is MKRTLFFALFLGMIPYHSANALTASSETKPFLAANYGERILNTILTKWKKPQIEVTGVTAITIRMAQDGRPYSCEIRHNSSSPDTDNSICRTVAEIGQFPPLEANDTGEIYLSFVHDDKPFLPAAAKQDIKQTVNATEQTISGKEQVDKIKNPIENPIHEIQKNAQVNIDESAITDENALPRQSKINQTVQKQNPETDAAANTASSLPLATKPQPQTMVISREEALQPPSKDLADPAQFIQTYSQDILRQASPKIRIPSNVQGKHQVIARIDVSAEGKLKNAAITKSSANTILDGEILRVLTKEVVYAPLPDKTEQSIWLTFNITK, encoded by the coding sequence ATGAAAAGAACATTATTTTTTGCTTTATTCCTCGGCATGATCCCATATCATTCCGCCAATGCCCTCACGGCGTCTTCAGAAACAAAACCTTTTCTTGCCGCCAATTATGGTGAAAGAATATTAAACACCATTTTGACAAAATGGAAAAAACCGCAAATCGAAGTGACGGGCGTAACAGCAATAACAATACGCATGGCACAAGACGGCAGACCCTATTCCTGCGAAATCAGGCATAATTCCAGTTCGCCCGATACGGATAATTCCATTTGCCGAACCGTTGCGGAAATCGGTCAATTTCCACCATTGGAAGCAAACGACACAGGAGAAATTTACCTAAGCTTCGTGCATGACGACAAGCCTTTTCTGCCCGCAGCGGCAAAACAGGACATAAAACAGACTGTTAATGCGACGGAACAAACAATATCAGGCAAAGAACAAGTTGACAAAATAAAAAACCCGATTGAAAATCCCATTCACGAAATCCAAAAAAACGCCCAAGTCAATATTGATGAAAGCGCAATTACGGATGAAAATGCCCTGCCGCGGCAAAGCAAAATAAATCAGACAGTTCAAAAGCAAAACCCGGAAACGGACGCAGCGGCAAACACCGCCTCTTCTCTGCCTTTGGCAACCAAACCCCAGCCTCAGACCATGGTCATTTCCAGAGAAGAAGCTTTGCAGCCGCCCTCTAAAGATCTAGCCGACCCTGCGCAATTTATACAAACCTATTCACAGGACATATTGAGGCAGGCTTCTCCCAAAATTCGTATTCCTTCCAACGTGCAAGGCAAACACCAAGTCATTGCCCGTATTGACGTATCGGCTGAAGGAAAATTAAAAAATGCAGCCATAACAAAAAGTTCAGCAAACACAATTCTTGATGGCGAAATTTTGCGCGTTTTGACAAAGGAAGTGGTTTATGCCCCATTGCCTGACAAAACGGAGCAAAGCATTTGGTTAACATTCAACATTACAAAATAG
- a CDS encoding TolC family protein: MKKLSLFAFGFVLFGTQAFAAETTYTMEEAVKKALLDNRSIISAQKSAEASKSALYSARGAFGPSVTASYAVSHDPYSDFQKSLLQGKDLDETTYTFGVEVRQPLFQGFQLLNNAQKAKLQSEYDELQLKKTNIAVANQVQTAFLQFLMAEESVQSAEKAVRRADEQRAIATEGYQIGVRPKIDVLQAEYELSSSEARLIENENNLNSVRAQLNSFLNLPVEKDVDYVGKLDSVPFMITFEEAVKKAFVQLPDVKMAEKSMNMAEKDMGIALGTFLPRIDGIIQYMSTGRNGMTDEDLRSHGYDPSLYVTSPLENTTIGLQATMNVFNSGQDFFKVRQAKHGVDALKAQVELAYNNAALNVKVSLLKLQDAARTVDVSTRALDSARQSYDDAKTRYEYQIGTNLEMLTAQSDLADAELAYISSKANYLISLSNLYAALGEINASLNTK; the protein is encoded by the coding sequence ATGAAAAAGCTTAGTTTATTTGCTTTTGGTTTTGTTTTATTCGGTACTCAGGCTTTTGCCGCGGAAACAACATATACGATGGAAGAGGCCGTTAAGAAAGCGCTGCTTGACAACAGAAGCATCATTTCTGCGCAAAAATCGGCTGAAGCCTCTAAATCCGCCCTTTATTCGGCAAGGGGGGCTTTCGGTCCGAGCGTGACAGCAAGTTACGCCGTTTCGCACGACCCTTATTCCGATTTTCAGAAATCATTGCTGCAAGGCAAGGATTTGGATGAAACGACATATACTTTCGGTGTGGAAGTCAGACAACCCTTATTCCAAGGTTTTCAGCTTCTCAATAATGCCCAAAAAGCGAAACTGCAGTCCGAATATGATGAACTGCAGCTGAAAAAAACAAATATCGCTGTCGCCAATCAAGTTCAAACAGCGTTTCTGCAGTTCCTTATGGCGGAAGAAAGTGTGCAGAGCGCGGAAAAAGCGGTGCGCCGCGCCGACGAGCAAAGGGCTATTGCGACGGAAGGCTATCAAATAGGCGTCAGACCCAAAATCGATGTTTTGCAGGCGGAATATGAACTTTCTTCTTCCGAAGCAAGACTTATTGAAAATGAAAACAATTTAAACAGCGTCCGTGCGCAATTAAATTCATTCTTAAATTTGCCAGTTGAAAAAGATGTTGATTATGTGGGCAAGTTGGATTCCGTTCCTTTCATGATCACGTTTGAAGAAGCCGTGAAAAAAGCGTTTGTACAGCTGCCTGATGTGAAAATGGCTGAAAAAAGCATGAATATGGCGGAAAAAGACATGGGCATAGCTCTTGGCACGTTTTTGCCCCGGATTGACGGTATCATCCAATATATGTCAACCGGCAGGAACGGCATGACAGATGAAGATTTGAGAAGTCATGGCTACGACCCCTCCTTATATGTCACAAGTCCTCTTGAAAATACGACGATCGGGCTTCAAGCCACTATGAACGTCTTTAACTCCGGACAGGATTTTTTCAAAGTCCGCCAAGCGAAACACGGTGTTGACGCATTAAAGGCGCAAGTCGAACTTGCCTATAACAATGCGGCGCTCAACGTGAAAGTAAGCTTGCTGAAACTGCAGGACGCCGCGAGAACCGTCGATGTTTCAACCCGTGCTTTGGATTCCGCCCGTCAATCTTATGATGACGCCAAGACCCGTTATGAATATCAAATCGGCACCAACCTTGAAATGCTGACAGCCCAATCCGATTTGGCGGATGCGGAGCTTGCGTATATTTCCTCAAAGGCTAATTATCTTATTTCCTTGTCCAATTTATATGCGGCTTTGGGTGAAATCAACGCCAGTCTGAATACGAAATAA
- a CDS encoding ABC transporter ATP-binding protein, whose protein sequence is MLYTVENLSIRFAENYVVKDVGFTLEEGKIFCLVGESGSGKSLTALSLLKLLPEQAHCTADKFDFSGTNILKASDKELHALRGKEISMIFQEPMTSLNPVFKVSSQITESLRYHLNLSKQEARERCAELFKKVGIPLEKMDEYPHKLSGGMRQRVMIAMALACSPKLLIADEPTTALDVTIQGQILSLLKKLVLENKMAMLFITHDLGVVSELADIVGVMYAGELVECAPAKDFFTRALHPYSKALISCLPKLTGNPKRLNAISGTVPKPSPDREYCAFMDRCAYKVESCAKKQVLQAHTPHHLVRCVRYGHFL, encoded by the coding sequence ATGCTTTATACCGTTGAAAATCTGTCCATACGTTTTGCCGAAAATTATGTTGTTAAGGATGTGGGCTTCACGCTTGAAGAGGGCAAAATTTTTTGCTTGGTCGGGGAATCAGGCAGCGGAAAGAGCCTTACGGCGCTTTCTTTGCTGAAATTATTGCCGGAGCAAGCCCATTGCACGGCGGATAAATTTGATTTTTCAGGCACGAATATCTTAAAAGCAAGCGACAAAGAATTGCATGCTTTGCGCGGAAAAGAAATATCTATGATATTTCAGGAGCCTATGACAAGTTTAAATCCGGTTTTCAAAGTGAGTTCGCAAATTACGGAATCGCTGCGGTACCATTTGAACTTGTCTAAACAAGAAGCACGGGAACGGTGTGCGGAGCTTTTTAAAAAAGTAGGTATTCCGCTTGAAAAAATGGACGAATATCCCCATAAGCTTTCAGGAGGCATGCGCCAGCGGGTAATGATAGCGATGGCGCTTGCCTGTTCACCCAAACTGCTTATTGCCGATGAGCCGACAACGGCGCTTGACGTGACTATTCAAGGGCAGATTTTATCATTGCTGAAAAAGCTTGTGCTTGAAAATAAAATGGCAATGCTTTTTATTACGCATGATTTGGGCGTTGTGAGTGAACTTGCCGATATTGTGGGGGTCATGTATGCAGGGGAGTTGGTGGAATGTGCTCCGGCAAAAGATTTTTTTACCCGTGCGTTGCATCCGTATTCAAAAGCCCTTATTTCCTGTTTGCCCAAATTGACAGGAAATCCCAAACGGTTAAACGCGATTTCCGGCACTGTTCCGAAACCGAGCCCCGATAGGGAATATTGCGCTTTTATGGACAGGTGTGCGTATAAAGTCGAGAGTTGCGCAAAAAAACAAGTTTTACAAGCGCATACCCCGCATCATCTTGTGCGTTGCGTTAGGTATGGGCATTTTTTATGA
- a CDS encoding sensor histidine kinase, with the protein MKKKSEEKELDASDTEEKNGSDTSFVEKVSLSEEYNSRMGKIKNKQLLELFLIIAITSLVFLVTWGQLNSFSANTWVFFVLININAILMLVVLFLVARNVIKLILERKRKVFGAKLRTRLVFAFISVSFLPIVLMFLATNKIITTSVNYWFTSQVENSMQAALDVGKSFYNTAVLRLKANADLISDKLSVLPQEDWQDVVLRNKKENNLILHGIVYFADEGNNYVSYQEDVWFINPEFVPIWKLALPSINFVNAAANGLEPLLWGDDNGDYVISTVPLKGYKGYFIISAELIGKGLINQLGKISDGFEEYEALKNLKQPLKFSFSLILGLLSLIVLFASVWLGFRLSREIVQPILALSKGTKQIAEGDWNTQVEDRGKDELGKLVDSFNAMAKEVYHNQEKLKILNTLIENQNKSLMDRNQYIEAILEHVTAGVITLNKDGVLITMNKAASDIFQIRPERYLGLSVRTVLGGSYTAIIDEMYAYVENNPAKTWFKEVEIIRKGKYLKILVQAVPLNSFIENIPKNMGDSGYVVYEETPALYGSLVVVLEDITELSQEQRLAAWKEVAKRIAHEIKNPLTPIKLSVERIEKKFGASIDDPVFKQCTSLIIKEVNRIQNMVSDFSGFAVMPNIDLKKDSLLPLLQDLLEVFKISHAKIQWRLEISGDIPDIMLDKKSMQRALYNILSNAAEAILAKNSPPNNSPAEEGIVLIRVYCSHSLSETFVVLDIIDNGKGLDEEEIARLFEPYFSKKPAGTGLGLAIVQSVITDHHGTISAKQEQGKTVIEIRLPLAQ; encoded by the coding sequence ATGAAAAAAAAATCGGAAGAAAAAGAATTGGATGCATCGGATACGGAAGAAAAGAACGGTTCCGATACGTCTTTTGTTGAAAAAGTTTCTCTTTCCGAAGAATACAATTCACGAATGGGAAAAATAAAAAACAAGCAATTGCTTGAGCTTTTTTTGATTATCGCAATAACATCGCTTGTTTTTTTGGTGACGTGGGGGCAGCTGAACAGCTTTAGCGCCAATACATGGGTATTTTTCGTATTGATCAATATCAACGCCATTTTAATGCTCGTTGTTCTTTTTTTGGTCGCCCGCAATGTCATCAAGCTTATTTTGGAAAGAAAACGAAAAGTTTTCGGCGCAAAGCTGAGGACCAGACTTGTGTTCGCTTTCATTTCCGTTTCGTTTCTGCCTATTGTCTTAATGTTTTTGGCAACCAATAAAATCATCACCACCAGTGTTAATTATTGGTTTACGTCCCAAGTTGAAAATTCCATGCAGGCGGCGCTGGATGTCGGCAAAAGTTTTTATAATACCGCTGTGCTCAGGCTTAAAGCCAATGCCGATTTGATAAGCGACAAACTGTCCGTTTTGCCGCAAGAAGATTGGCAAGATGTCGTCCTGCGGAATAAAAAGGAAAATAATCTCATTTTGCATGGCATTGTTTATTTTGCGGATGAAGGGAACAATTATGTTTCCTATCAGGAAGATGTGTGGTTTATCAATCCTGAATTTGTTCCCATATGGAAATTGGCACTGCCTTCCATCAATTTCGTGAATGCTGCCGCCAACGGGCTTGAACCGCTTTTATGGGGTGACGACAACGGCGATTATGTGATTAGTACCGTTCCATTGAAAGGGTACAAGGGATATTTCATCATCAGTGCGGAATTGATTGGAAAAGGGCTTATCAACCAACTTGGAAAAATTTCTGACGGATTTGAAGAATATGAGGCTTTAAAAAATTTAAAACAGCCGCTCAAATTTTCCTTTTCATTGATACTCGGCTTATTGAGTTTGATTGTTTTGTTTGCGTCAGTTTGGCTCGGATTCAGGCTTTCAAGGGAAATTGTCCAGCCTATTTTGGCATTGTCCAAAGGAACCAAGCAAATTGCTGAAGGGGATTGGAATACGCAGGTTGAAGACAGGGGCAAGGATGAATTGGGCAAATTGGTGGATTCATTCAATGCCATGGCGAAAGAAGTTTATCATAATCAGGAAAAATTAAAAATTCTTAATACGCTTATTGAAAATCAAAATAAAAGCTTAATGGACAGAAACCAATATATCGAAGCTATTTTGGAACACGTTACCGCAGGTGTTATCACGCTTAATAAGGACGGCGTGCTTATTACCATGAATAAAGCAGCCAGCGATATTTTTCAAATCCGCCCTGAACGCTATTTGGGTTTGTCCGTGCGAACCGTGCTTGGCGGCAGTTATACCGCAATTATCGATGAAATGTATGCCTATGTTGAAAATAATCCTGCAAAGACATGGTTTAAGGAAGTCGAAATAATACGGAAGGGAAAGTATTTGAAAATCCTTGTGCAGGCGGTTCCGTTAAATTCGTTTATTGAGAATATCCCTAAAAATATGGGAGATTCCGGTTATGTCGTGTATGAGGAAACGCCCGCTTTGTATGGCAGTTTGGTTGTCGTGCTTGAAGACATAACGGAATTGTCGCAGGAGCAGAGGCTTGCGGCATGGAAAGAGGTTGCCAAACGTATCGCCCATGAAATAAAGAACCCTTTGACGCCCATAAAATTATCCGTGGAACGAATTGAAAAAAAATTCGGGGCAAGCATTGACGATCCGGTTTTTAAGCAGTGTACATCGCTTATTATTAAAGAAGTGAACAGAATACAGAATATGGTTTCCGATTTTTCCGGTTTTGCCGTCATGCCCAATATTGATTTGAAAAAAGACAGTCTTTTGCCTTTATTGCAGGACTTGTTGGAAGTTTTTAAAATCAGCCATGCGAAAATTCAATGGCGGCTTGAGATAAGCGGCGATATTCCTGACATCATGCTTGATAAAAAATCCATGCAAAGAGCTTTGTATAATATTTTATCAAATGCGGCGGAAGCGATACTTGCAAAAAATTCTCCGCCAAATAATTCTCCGGCAGAAGAGGGTATTGTTCTGATACGTGTTTATTGTTCCCATTCCTTGAGTGAAACGTTTGTTGTGCTTGATATTATCGATAACGGCAAAGGTTTGGATGAAGAGGAAATCGCAAGGCTTTTTGAACCGTATTTTTCCAAAAAGCCCGCAGGAACAGGGCTTGGGCTTGCTATCGTGCAGTCCGTGATAACGGACCACCACGGAACAATTTCAGCCAAACAGGAGCAAGGCAAAACAGTTATTGAAATCCGTTTGCCTTTGGCTCAATGA